The following are encoded together in the Mumia sp. Pv4-285 genome:
- a CDS encoding helix-turn-helix transcriptional regulator, translating into MADRVRAWRPDVPHLREVLHAEFTEHAYPSHTHGDWAVLLIDAGAVAYDLDRHPHTAEPTTVTLLPPHVPHDGRTAREGRAFRKRVLYLDESWLPHDAIGHSVDRPTVVRPGLAEGVRHVHRALGDGDSFEAESELVRVHDGLREHLHGTPPSTAADAPLARRLRDLLDASVAEGVSLEQASLLLGAHPSHLVRSFSRAYGMAPHRYLTSRRVDLARRMILDGHTVADAAVAAGFHDQAHLTRHFRRILGATPGSFHRA; encoded by the coding sequence ATGGCCGACCGGGTCCGTGCATGGCGTCCGGACGTGCCGCACCTGCGCGAGGTGCTGCACGCCGAGTTCACCGAGCACGCCTATCCGAGCCACACCCACGGCGACTGGGCGGTCCTGCTGATCGACGCGGGCGCGGTGGCGTACGACCTCGACCGGCACCCGCACACCGCGGAGCCGACGACCGTGACACTCCTGCCGCCTCACGTGCCGCACGACGGCCGCACGGCGCGAGAGGGGCGTGCGTTCCGCAAGCGGGTCCTCTACCTCGACGAGTCCTGGCTGCCGCACGACGCCATCGGGCACAGCGTCGACCGGCCGACGGTCGTACGCCCTGGGCTCGCCGAGGGGGTGCGGCACGTCCACCGCGCCCTCGGCGACGGAGACAGCTTCGAGGCCGAGTCCGAGCTCGTACGGGTCCACGACGGCCTGCGGGAGCACCTCCACGGGACGCCCCCGTCGACGGCGGCCGACGCTCCGCTGGCCCGTCGGCTGCGCGACCTCCTCGACGCCTCGGTCGCCGAGGGCGTGAGCCTGGAGCAGGCATCCCTCCTCCTTGGCGCTCACCCCAGCCACCTCGTCCGCTCGTTCTCCCGGGCCTACGGGATGGCGCCGCACCGCTACCTCACGAGCCGCCGCGTCGACCTCGCCCGCCGCATGATCCTCGACGGCCACACGGTCGCTGACGCCGCGGTCGCCGCAGGGTTCCACGACCAGGCGCACCTGACCCGCCACTTCCGCCGGATCCTCGGCGCGACGCCGGGCTCGTTCCACCGCGCCTAA
- the ligD gene encoding non-homologous end-joining DNA ligase, whose translation MGDAVEVEVGNRDVRVSNPDRVYFPERGETKLDLVHYYLAVGDGIVNALRERPCMLHRFPKGVAEKKVHQKRVPAGAPPWLETVRVEFPRYGRHAYELCVTELASVIWAVQMSTVEFHPWNSRRADTEKPDEWRIDLDPGPACDFATVRRVAHVAHEILDELGAVGWPKTSGGSGMHVYVRITPEHGFSDVRRAALAFAREVERRVPDDVTTTWWRKDRDPAKLFVDYNQNTRDHTIAAAYSVRGVPDGRVSAPIRWDEVDDVEPAEMTIATMPTRFAELGDLHAGIDDAVFSIAPLLEWADRDEAEGAETPPDEGG comes from the coding sequence ATGGGCGACGCGGTCGAGGTCGAGGTAGGCAACCGCGACGTCCGCGTCTCCAACCCCGACCGGGTCTACTTCCCGGAGCGGGGAGAGACCAAGCTCGACCTCGTCCACTACTACCTCGCCGTCGGTGACGGCATCGTCAACGCGTTGCGCGAACGCCCCTGCATGCTGCACCGGTTCCCGAAGGGCGTCGCCGAGAAGAAGGTCCATCAGAAGCGGGTCCCGGCCGGCGCCCCGCCGTGGCTGGAGACCGTGCGGGTGGAGTTCCCGCGCTACGGCCGCCACGCGTACGAGCTGTGCGTCACCGAGCTCGCGAGCGTGATCTGGGCCGTGCAGATGTCGACGGTCGAGTTCCATCCGTGGAACTCGCGGCGCGCGGACACCGAGAAGCCGGACGAGTGGCGCATCGACCTCGACCCGGGCCCGGCCTGCGACTTCGCCACGGTCCGTCGGGTTGCCCACGTCGCCCACGAGATCCTCGACGAGCTCGGCGCGGTCGGCTGGCCCAAGACGTCCGGCGGCTCGGGGATGCACGTCTACGTGCGGATCACCCCCGAGCACGGCTTCTCCGACGTACGCCGCGCCGCGCTGGCGTTCGCGCGCGAGGTCGAGCGCCGCGTCCCGGACGACGTGACGACCACGTGGTGGCGCAAGGACCGCGACCCCGCGAAGCTGTTCGTCGACTACAACCAGAACACCCGCGACCACACGATCGCGGCGGCCTACTCCGTACGCGGGGTTCCCGACGGCCGTGTCTCGGCCCCCATCCGCTGGGACGAGGTCGACGACGTCGAGCCGGCCGAGATGACCATCGCGACGATGCCCACGCGCTTCGCCGAGCTCGGTGACCTGCACGCAGGCATCGACGACGCGGTGTTCTCGATCGCCCCGCTCCTGGAGTGGGCGGACCGCGACGAGGCCGAGGGCGCCGAGACGCCGCCCGACGAGGGTGGCTGA
- a CDS encoding DNA alkylation repair protein — translation MADLTAAAFIARLLPMATGEQKVKYERFFPGDDSFAGVRMGSVFALAKEHLAMPVQEIEVLLDHDVHEVRVGGCSIMGKAATQKRVAEQRHEQLYDLCLRRHDRIDSWDLVDLVAYQVVGSWLLDRPRQPLYTLARSAVWPERRTAVVATAAFIRRGEVADTFAITRLLLDDPEDLVHKGAGWMLRYAGDVDPAALREFLDERAATMPRAMLRAAIEKLDKAERSAYLGRTELT, via the coding sequence GTGGCCGATCTCACCGCCGCGGCGTTCATCGCCCGGCTGCTCCCGATGGCGACCGGCGAGCAGAAGGTGAAGTACGAGCGGTTCTTCCCCGGCGACGACTCGTTCGCCGGCGTACGGATGGGATCGGTCTTCGCGCTCGCCAAGGAGCACCTCGCGATGCCCGTCCAGGAGATCGAGGTCCTGCTCGACCACGACGTGCACGAGGTCCGCGTCGGGGGGTGCTCGATCATGGGCAAGGCTGCGACGCAGAAGCGTGTCGCCGAGCAGCGGCACGAGCAGCTCTACGACCTCTGCCTGCGCCGCCACGACCGGATCGACTCCTGGGACCTCGTCGACCTGGTCGCCTACCAGGTCGTCGGGAGCTGGCTCCTCGACCGTCCTCGCCAGCCGCTGTACACACTGGCACGGTCGGCCGTGTGGCCCGAGCGGCGTACGGCGGTGGTCGCGACTGCCGCCTTCATCCGGCGTGGTGAGGTCGCGGACACGTTCGCGATCACCCGCCTGCTCCTCGACGACCCGGAGGATCTCGTCCACAAGGGCGCCGGGTGGATGCTGCGCTACGCCGGCGACGTCGACCCTGCGGCGCTGCGGGAGTTCCTCGACGAGCGCGCCGCGACGATGCCGCGCGCGATGCTGCGCGCCGCGATCGAGAAGCTCGACAAGGCGGAACGCTCCGCCTACCTCGGTCGCACCGAGCTGACCTGA
- a CDS encoding glutaredoxin domain-containing protein: MTRSWSVAVRIWVAGGLLVGVLAYAGEAGLAIAEGLVLAALGLALSPLVFPRSLPAQEAQRRSAGDGRPIVYWRPGCRFCLRLRLRLGRRGREARWVNIWADPDGAAAVRAATGGDETVPTVVLDGVAVVNPDPAVVRSACLASGRS, from the coding sequence ATGACGCGCAGCTGGTCGGTCGCCGTTCGGATCTGGGTCGCTGGAGGCCTGCTCGTCGGAGTGCTGGCGTACGCCGGCGAGGCAGGACTCGCGATCGCCGAGGGCCTCGTGCTCGCCGCGCTGGGACTGGCCCTGTCGCCACTGGTCTTCCCGCGATCGCTCCCGGCCCAGGAGGCGCAGCGTCGCAGCGCGGGCGACGGCAGGCCGATCGTCTACTGGCGACCCGGTTGCCGCTTCTGCCTCAGGCTGCGGCTCCGGTTGGGACGACGCGGCCGCGAGGCGCGCTGGGTCAACATCTGGGCCGATCCGGACGGCGCCGCCGCGGTGCGCGCCGCGACGGGCGGTGACGAGACCGTCCCGACGGTCGTGCTCGACGGAGTGGCGGTCGTGAACCCCGATCCTGCCGTGGTGCGCTCCGCGTGCCTCGCGTCGGGCAGGTCCTGA
- a CDS encoding glycoside hydrolase family 3 protein produces the protein MKVARRSRDTSPRPTFHRATLVVGAAAALVTGLAVVGASAAPATLDTTAAGKQSGTPAYLNARLSTERRVDDLLSRMTLAEKIGQMTQAERANATPEDVTELGLGSILSGGGSVPADNTPEGWADMVDAYQDGALAGRLGIPVLYGVDAVHGHANLYGATVFPHNIGLGATRDRRLVEEVNHITAKETRATGPQWNFAPCLCVVRDDRWGRTYESFGESPDLVSRLSVAVRGLQGRRGELDDRDRVLATPKHFAGDGLTTYGTPTGDYTVDQGISIVSRQEFARLALAPYWPAIQKYDAGSVMPSFSSVDWTEDGVGNPVKMTANRQLLTGVLKRRMGFDGLVISDWEAIHQLPGDWNTQVRTAVNAGVDMAMEPAQFRQFITALTEEVEAGRVSRARINDAVRRILTAKFELGLFEKPYTDRRNIDKVGSAAHRKVAREAVAESQVLLKNRGGVLPLSKKAPVYVAGSNADNIGNQAGGWTLTWQGGSTNVIPGTTILEGIDDASRRNVTFSETASTPVPSNATGVVVVGETPYAEGFGDVGGPRWAYDPGDNGVPRPVKDMLLSAADQQAVDTVCTQAAECVVIVVSGRPLEIPPALLSKIDGLVAGWLPGSEGDGVADVLFGKKRFTGKLPVTWPRTVDQEPINVGDADYDPLYPYGFGLSTR, from the coding sequence ATGAAAGTCGCACGTCGAAGCAGAGACACCTCGCCCCGCCCGACCTTCCACCGGGCCACCCTCGTCGTCGGAGCCGCGGCCGCGCTCGTCACGGGACTCGCCGTGGTCGGCGCGAGCGCCGCGCCGGCCACCCTCGACACCACGGCAGCCGGCAAGCAGTCCGGCACGCCGGCCTACCTCAACGCACGTCTGTCGACCGAGCGACGTGTCGACGATCTCCTCTCCCGCATGACCCTGGCCGAGAAGATCGGGCAGATGACCCAGGCCGAGCGAGCCAACGCCACGCCCGAGGACGTCACCGAGCTCGGTCTCGGCAGCATCCTGTCGGGCGGCGGGTCCGTCCCGGCGGACAACACCCCCGAGGGCTGGGCCGACATGGTCGACGCCTACCAGGACGGCGCCCTCGCCGGCCGCCTCGGGATCCCGGTCCTGTACGGCGTGGACGCCGTCCACGGCCACGCGAACCTCTACGGCGCGACGGTCTTCCCGCACAACATCGGCCTCGGCGCGACCCGCGACCGCAGGCTGGTCGAAGAGGTCAACCACATCACGGCCAAGGAGACCCGGGCGACGGGTCCGCAGTGGAACTTCGCACCGTGCCTGTGCGTCGTACGCGACGACCGGTGGGGTCGGACCTACGAGAGCTTCGGCGAGTCGCCCGACCTGGTCTCTCGGCTCTCCGTCGCGGTCCGCGGCCTGCAGGGACGTCGTGGCGAGCTCGACGACCGCGACCGCGTGCTCGCGACGCCCAAGCACTTCGCCGGAGACGGCCTCACGACGTACGGCACCCCGACCGGCGACTACACCGTCGACCAGGGCATCTCCATCGTGAGCCGGCAGGAGTTCGCCCGGCTCGCGCTCGCTCCCTACTGGCCGGCGATCCAGAAGTACGACGCCGGGTCCGTCATGCCGTCGTTCTCGTCCGTGGACTGGACCGAGGACGGCGTCGGCAACCCGGTCAAGATGACCGCCAACCGGCAGCTGCTCACCGGCGTGCTCAAGCGGCGGATGGGCTTCGACGGCCTGGTCATCAGCGACTGGGAGGCGATCCACCAGCTCCCCGGCGACTGGAACACCCAGGTCCGGACAGCCGTCAACGCGGGCGTGGACATGGCGATGGAGCCGGCGCAGTTCCGCCAGTTCATCACCGCCCTGACCGAGGAGGTCGAGGCAGGACGCGTCTCGCGGGCACGCATCAACGACGCCGTGCGCCGCATCCTCACCGCGAAGTTCGAGCTGGGACTGTTCGAGAAGCCGTACACCGACCGACGCAACATCGACAAGGTCGGCAGCGCCGCACACCGCAAGGTGGCCCGCGAGGCCGTCGCCGAGTCGCAGGTGCTCCTCAAGAACCGTGGCGGGGTGCTGCCGCTGTCGAAGAAGGCTCCCGTGTACGTCGCGGGCAGCAACGCGGACAACATCGGCAACCAGGCGGGCGGCTGGACGCTGACCTGGCAGGGCGGCTCGACCAACGTGATCCCGGGCACGACGATCCTCGAGGGGATCGACGACGCCTCGCGGCGCAACGTGACCTTCAGCGAGACGGCGTCCACGCCCGTGCCGAGCAACGCGACCGGTGTCGTCGTCGTGGGCGAGACGCCGTACGCGGAGGGCTTCGGTGACGTCGGCGGTCCGCGGTGGGCCTACGACCCGGGCGACAACGGCGTCCCGAGGCCGGTGAAGGACATGTTGCTGTCCGCCGCCGACCAGCAGGCCGTCGACACCGTCTGCACGCAGGCCGCCGAGTGCGTCGTGATCGTGGTCTCCGGACGACCGCTGGAGATTCCGCCGGCGCTGCTGTCGAAGATCGACGGTCTCGTCGCCGGGTGGCTCCCCGGCAGCGAGGGCGACGGCGTCGCTGACGTGCTCTTCGGCAAGAAGCGCTTCACCGGAAAGCTTCCGGTGACGTGGCCGCGCACGGTCGACCAGGAGCCGATCAACGTCGGCGACGCGGACTACGACCCGCTCTACCCGTACGGCTTCGGGCTCTCGACCCGATAA
- a CDS encoding helix-turn-helix transcriptional regulator, with product MPSDWTTTEPLVGREVELERLLLTTGVGDPEARGGVLLSGDAGIGKTRLLRELASRAADDGHHVLAGHCLDLGDSAIPFQPFAEVLVGLDPPTRQAISEALPPLGPLMWGAVDGAGVDRGELFSSVVAALEVLAASRPVLLVVEDAHWADASTRHLIRYVLAQRYEGPVRFVVSYRSDDLHRRHPLRPDVAEWSRLPGVQRLELGPLADDDVRELVRTRATAGIGDSDVTAIVRRAAGNAFIVEELIDVDDQAGPLPSTLSDLMLVRLDRLDDAGRQVIRAVACAGGQVSDGLLDAVVDLPAATIEEALRGALDHRILTRTRSDGYAFRHALLAEVVRDDLLPAERRRIHAAYVRALLDNGDSADVARHAFEAQMPDVAFTASVQAAEQATRVTGHDEAAQHYERALSVAGSAPDGTDVVDLVIAASEALTASGYVRRAWKLIDDHLQDAPRDLSDEERGRLLVAYGTAALLADRLVEPVQAVEQAFAVVPEQPTALRASLEALAAQVAANDRRFDDAIRWATQAITLGQRLGLTRVVADASATKARARSRIGDDPGGDERRFHDVAETARGAGNVVAELRARHHLAFHYYERGDLDRAEREFLGAMRTAADAGRQWAPYGFDGRFFAAVTAYHRGRWDLVEELVDITALRPPSVHAACLEAVGLLVHAGRGERDRLATVRRLRDFWPKDIALAIHSGTAAIDLASDASAAAVWHDELVATLAKDWAGPFPPARLRMGALLVARFADDAAHTSTTERAAWVDRAHELRADADRAIAERGPFGIEGDAWSQRLDAEILRLRWYAGAETELATLLDSWQATLKNFAALGDPYEEARSGSRLAEVLHASGDVPGAKAAADAAHDKALALRAQPLLRRLEPFLGSGAGGGSPRTVTVSAPAPQPGEKPLTAREREVLDHLVEGRTNGEIATLLFISTKTVSVHVSNILAKLGASTRTEAAAIARRQRV from the coding sequence ATGCCCTCCGACTGGACCACGACCGAGCCGCTCGTCGGACGCGAGGTCGAGCTCGAGCGGCTGCTGCTGACGACCGGCGTCGGCGATCCGGAGGCCCGCGGGGGTGTCCTCCTGAGCGGCGACGCCGGCATCGGCAAGACGCGGCTGCTGCGTGAGCTCGCTTCCCGTGCTGCCGACGACGGTCACCACGTCCTCGCCGGGCACTGCCTCGACCTCGGCGACAGCGCCATCCCGTTCCAGCCGTTCGCCGAGGTCCTGGTCGGTCTCGACCCGCCGACCCGACAGGCGATCTCCGAGGCCCTGCCGCCGCTGGGTCCCCTGATGTGGGGAGCCGTGGACGGCGCCGGCGTCGACCGGGGCGAGCTGTTCTCGTCGGTGGTCGCCGCGCTCGAGGTCCTCGCCGCGAGCCGACCGGTCCTTCTCGTCGTCGAGGACGCCCACTGGGCAGACGCCTCCACCCGCCACCTGATCCGCTACGTCCTGGCCCAGCGCTACGAGGGGCCCGTCCGGTTCGTCGTGTCCTACCGCAGCGACGACCTGCACCGCCGTCACCCGCTGCGGCCCGACGTCGCCGAGTGGAGCCGGCTGCCGGGGGTCCAGCGCCTCGAGCTCGGGCCGCTGGCCGACGACGACGTACGCGAGCTCGTACGCACGCGGGCGACCGCCGGCATCGGCGACTCCGACGTGACGGCGATCGTGCGCCGAGCCGCCGGCAACGCGTTCATCGTCGAGGAGCTGATCGACGTCGACGACCAGGCAGGCCCGCTCCCGTCGACGTTGTCCGACCTCATGCTCGTGCGCCTCGACCGGCTCGACGACGCCGGGCGTCAGGTGATCCGTGCGGTGGCCTGCGCGGGTGGCCAGGTCAGCGACGGCCTGCTGGACGCGGTCGTCGACCTCCCCGCGGCGACGATCGAGGAGGCCCTCCGCGGCGCGCTCGACCACCGCATCCTGACGCGCACCCGCAGCGACGGCTACGCCTTCCGGCACGCGCTCCTCGCAGAGGTGGTGCGCGACGACCTGCTCCCCGCCGAGCGCCGACGCATCCACGCGGCCTACGTGCGTGCCCTCCTCGACAACGGCGACTCCGCCGACGTCGCCCGTCACGCCTTCGAGGCGCAGATGCCCGACGTGGCGTTCACGGCGAGCGTGCAGGCGGCCGAGCAGGCGACCCGCGTGACCGGCCACGACGAGGCAGCCCAGCACTACGAGCGCGCGCTGAGCGTCGCGGGCTCGGCGCCCGACGGCACCGACGTCGTCGACCTCGTCATCGCCGCGAGCGAGGCGCTCACCGCCTCCGGATACGTCCGGCGTGCCTGGAAGCTCATCGACGACCACCTCCAGGACGCTCCACGCGACCTGTCGGACGAGGAGCGCGGCCGACTGCTCGTCGCGTACGGCACGGCGGCGCTTCTCGCCGACCGCCTCGTCGAGCCGGTGCAGGCGGTCGAGCAGGCGTTCGCCGTCGTGCCCGAGCAGCCGACAGCACTGCGCGCGTCGCTCGAGGCCCTGGCTGCCCAGGTCGCCGCCAACGACCGCCGCTTCGACGACGCGATCCGCTGGGCCACGCAGGCGATCACGCTCGGCCAACGGCTCGGGCTCACCCGGGTCGTCGCTGACGCGTCCGCCACGAAGGCTCGCGCCCGATCCCGGATCGGTGACGACCCGGGTGGCGACGAGCGCCGCTTCCACGACGTCGCCGAGACGGCGCGAGGGGCCGGCAACGTCGTCGCCGAGCTGCGCGCCCGTCACCACCTGGCCTTCCACTACTACGAGCGCGGCGATCTCGACCGCGCCGAGCGCGAGTTCCTCGGTGCCATGCGCACCGCGGCCGACGCGGGTCGACAGTGGGCTCCCTACGGATTCGACGGTCGCTTCTTCGCCGCGGTGACGGCCTACCACCGGGGCCGCTGGGACCTCGTCGAGGAGCTCGTCGACATCACCGCGCTGCGGCCGCCGTCGGTGCACGCGGCGTGCCTGGAGGCGGTCGGCCTGCTGGTGCACGCCGGTCGCGGCGAGCGCGACAGGCTTGCGACCGTGCGTCGCCTGCGCGACTTCTGGCCGAAGGACATCGCGCTCGCCATCCACAGCGGTACGGCGGCGATCGACCTCGCGTCCGACGCCTCCGCGGCCGCGGTCTGGCACGACGAGCTCGTCGCCACGCTCGCCAAGGACTGGGCCGGGCCGTTCCCGCCGGCTCGCCTCAGGATGGGAGCGCTTCTCGTCGCACGGTTCGCCGACGATGCCGCCCACACCTCGACGACGGAGCGGGCCGCGTGGGTGGATCGAGCGCACGAGCTGCGCGCCGACGCCGACCGCGCCATCGCCGAGCGCGGGCCGTTCGGCATCGAGGGCGATGCATGGAGCCAACGCCTGGACGCCGAGATCCTCCGGCTCCGCTGGTACGCCGGTGCGGAGACCGAGCTCGCAACCCTCCTCGACTCGTGGCAGGCCACACTCAAGAACTTCGCCGCCCTCGGCGACCCCTACGAGGAGGCCCGTTCCGGTTCCCGCCTCGCTGAGGTGCTCCATGCGTCCGGTGACGTCCCAGGAGCTAAGGCCGCCGCGGACGCCGCCCACGACAAGGCGCTCGCACTGCGGGCGCAACCGCTCCTCCGGCGCCTCGAGCCGTTCCTCGGCAGCGGTGCGGGCGGTGGCTCTCCCCGCACGGTCACCGTGAGCGCGCCGGCGCCCCAGCCCGGCGAGAAGCCGCTGACCGCCCGCGAGCGCGAGGTGCTCGACCACCTCGTCGAGGGCCGTACGAACGGCGAGATCGCGACCCTGCTCTTCATCAGCACCAAGACCGTCTCGGTGCACGTCTCCAACATCCTCGCGAAGCTGGGCGCGTCCACCCGCACCGAGGCCGCGGCGATCGCTCGGCGTCAGCGCGTCTGA
- a CDS encoding DNA polymerase ligase N-terminal domain-containing protein, whose amino-acid sequence MPQSAPVYVCQRHRATALHFDLRLEIDGVLVSWAVPKGPSPDPAQKRLAVRADDHDLAHAGYEGAYERAGRKVGSVVVWDIGTFEHRTRRGGEPLRASQALADGHLVVVLHGQKLVGPYALTRTSAPGPKEQWILVKMRGPGVEEGAEPARDQLASVLTGLTNDDLERAWRA is encoded by the coding sequence GTGCCGCAGTCTGCGCCTGTCTACGTCTGCCAACGTCACCGCGCGACGGCCCTCCACTTCGACCTCCGCCTCGAGATCGACGGCGTCCTCGTCTCGTGGGCGGTCCCGAAGGGTCCGTCGCCGGATCCCGCTCAGAAGCGGCTCGCCGTGCGCGCCGACGACCACGACCTCGCGCACGCCGGCTACGAGGGTGCCTACGAGCGTGCGGGCAGGAAGGTCGGGAGCGTCGTCGTGTGGGACATCGGGACGTTCGAGCACCGCACCCGGCGGGGTGGGGAGCCCCTCCGCGCGAGCCAGGCCCTGGCGGACGGACACCTCGTCGTCGTCCTGCACGGGCAGAAGCTGGTGGGACCGTACGCACTGACGCGGACCAGCGCGCCGGGTCCGAAGGAGCAGTGGATCCTCGTCAAGATGCGCGGACCGGGAGTCGAGGAAGGAGCCGAGCCCGCCCGAGACCAGCTCGCCTCCGTCCTCACCGGTCTCACGAACGACGACCTCGAGCGCGCCTGGCGTGCGTGA
- the gndA gene encoding NADP-dependent phosphogluconate dehydrogenase: MTQARIGVTGLAVMGRNLARNLARHGYPVALHNRTYARTQKLVEEHGDEGTFLPSEGMRDFVDSIERPRPIIIMVKAGEPTDAVIDELAELLDEGDIIIDCGNAHFADTRRREAALRDKGLHFVGAGVSGGEEGALNGPSIMPGGSVESYATLGPMFEAIAAQVDDTPCCTHVGPDGAGHFVKMVHNGIEYADMQLIAEAYDLLRHGLGAEPARIAEIFGQWNEGDLESYLIEITADVLGHTDAETGHAFVDVVLDQAEQKGTGRWTVQTALDLGVPVTGIAEATFARSVSGHAEQREPARAAYPDAHADTAWRPDDADAFTEDVRRALYASKVVAYAQGFDEIQAGSKEYGWAVDPGAMATIWRGGCIIRARFLDRIREAYDADPDLPTLLVAPYFVDAVQAGLESWRRVVAIAARTGVPAPAFASSLAYFDALRADRLPAALIQGLRDDFGAHTYRRVDKEGTFHTLWAEGRTEQSAD, encoded by the coding sequence GTGACTCAGGCCCGCATCGGAGTGACCGGACTGGCCGTGATGGGCCGCAACCTGGCTCGCAACCTCGCGCGCCACGGCTATCCCGTCGCTCTGCACAACCGCACCTACGCCCGCACTCAGAAGCTCGTCGAGGAGCACGGCGACGAAGGTACGTTCCTGCCGTCGGAGGGGATGCGCGATTTCGTCGACTCGATCGAACGCCCGAGGCCGATCATCATCATGGTCAAGGCGGGGGAGCCGACCGATGCCGTCATCGACGAGCTGGCCGAGCTCCTCGACGAGGGCGACATCATCATCGACTGCGGCAACGCCCACTTCGCCGACACGCGACGACGCGAGGCCGCGCTGCGCGACAAGGGACTGCACTTCGTCGGAGCGGGCGTGTCCGGTGGCGAGGAGGGCGCGCTCAACGGCCCGAGCATCATGCCCGGCGGGTCGGTCGAGTCGTACGCGACCCTCGGCCCGATGTTCGAGGCGATCGCAGCCCAGGTCGACGACACCCCGTGCTGCACGCACGTCGGACCGGACGGCGCCGGCCACTTCGTCAAGATGGTCCACAATGGCATCGAGTACGCCGACATGCAGCTGATCGCCGAGGCGTACGACCTCCTCCGCCACGGTCTCGGCGCTGAGCCCGCCCGCATCGCGGAGATCTTCGGCCAGTGGAACGAGGGCGATCTCGAGTCGTACCTCATCGAGATCACCGCCGACGTGCTCGGCCACACCGACGCGGAGACCGGGCACGCGTTCGTCGACGTGGTGCTCGACCAGGCGGAGCAGAAGGGCACCGGTCGCTGGACCGTGCAGACCGCCCTCGACCTCGGCGTGCCGGTCACCGGGATCGCCGAGGCGACGTTCGCGCGGTCGGTCTCCGGGCACGCGGAGCAGCGCGAGCCCGCCCGCGCCGCGTATCCGGACGCGCACGCCGACACCGCCTGGCGGCCTGACGACGCCGACGCGTTCACCGAAGACGTCCGGCGCGCGCTGTACGCGTCGAAGGTGGTCGCGTACGCGCAGGGTTTCGACGAGATCCAGGCCGGGAGCAAGGAGTACGGGTGGGCGGTCGACCCCGGCGCGATGGCGACGATCTGGCGCGGCGGCTGCATCATCCGCGCGCGGTTCCTCGACCGGATCCGGGAGGCGTACGACGCCGATCCCGACCTGCCCACGCTGCTGGTCGCGCCGTACTTCGTCGATGCAGTGCAGGCCGGGCTGGAGTCCTGGCGGCGTGTGGTCGCGATCGCGGCCCGCACCGGCGTCCCAGCGCCGGCCTTCGCGTCGTCCCTCGCCTACTTCGACGCACTGCGTGCCGACCGGCTTCCCGCCGCCCTCATCCAGGGCCTCCGCGACGACTTCGGCGCGCACACCTACCGTCGTGTCGACAAGGAAGGCACCTTCCACACCCTGTGGGCCGAGGGGCGCACGGAGCAGAGCGCAGACTGA
- a CDS encoding pyridoxamine 5'-phosphate oxidase family protein, with product MPSSDSPRTQVTRLAEKQRHDRRALDQLLDSSRVCHVAVVVDGAPVVLPTAFARDGDTLLIHGSTGSPWMRTVAEGGPVSVAVTALDGIVVARSAFESSLRYRSAVLFGAATPVPDDRQGAALDLLTEALVPGRAAEVRPSTRRELAATMVLALPIRRWSLKVSDGWPDDETVDVAGPAWAGVVPLREVAGEPQPAPDLRDGIPVPPSVIRVSER from the coding sequence ATGCCCTCGTCCGACTCACCCCGCACCCAGGTCACCCGTCTCGCCGAGAAGCAACGGCACGACCGTCGCGCGCTCGACCAGCTGCTCGACTCGTCTCGGGTGTGCCACGTCGCGGTGGTCGTCGACGGTGCGCCCGTGGTGCTTCCGACGGCCTTCGCACGAGACGGCGACACGCTCCTCATCCACGGCTCCACCGGATCCCCCTGGATGCGGACGGTCGCCGAGGGAGGCCCGGTGTCCGTCGCGGTGACGGCCCTGGACGGGATCGTCGTGGCCCGTTCGGCCTTCGAGTCGTCGTTGCGCTACCGCAGTGCCGTGCTGTTCGGTGCCGCGACTCCTGTCCCGGACGACCGCCAGGGCGCTGCGCTGGACCTGCTCACCGAGGCACTGGTCCCCGGGCGTGCCGCGGAGGTGAGGCCGTCGACGCGACGTGAGCTCGCGGCGACCATGGTGCTGGCGCTGCCGATCCGACGCTGGTCGCTCAAGGTGTCCGACGGCTGGCCGGACGACGAGACCGTGGACGTCGCCGGCCCGGCATGGGCGGGCGTGGTGCCGCTGCGCGAGGTCGCCGGGGAGCCGCAGCCGGCGCCCGACCTGCGCGACGGCATCCCGGTGCCCCCGTCGGTGATCCGGGTGTCGGAGCGCTGA